A region from the Deinococcus sp. KNUC1210 genome encodes:
- a CDS encoding ABC transporter permease, which yields MKVWRKFARNPLGVFGLFLAVVFAVVAVFAPLIAPIPADQRGSTFVLGIPAQMAQQGFSAEPTDPSVQHPMGLSENGYDIRFGVVWGARTAFIISIVIVLLSLLVGLSVGTVAGYFGGWLDGLMMRFTDIIFAFPALLLLIVLVTVFGRQLTVLILAFAAVNWATYARLIRGEILKIKRLEYVEAARGLGAGNLLIILRHVLPNSVSNLLVVVSNDIGSIVVTFAALSFIGVGAPAGFPDWGQLINLARNWITQPHYWYTFLYPGLTIIFFSLAWNLIGDSLRDAIDPRSR from the coding sequence ATGAAGGTCTGGAGAAAGTTCGCCCGCAACCCGCTCGGGGTGTTCGGCCTGTTCCTGGCGGTGGTATTCGCAGTGGTCGCGGTATTTGCTCCGCTGATCGCACCGATCCCAGCTGATCAGCGGGGCAGTACCTTCGTGCTGGGCATTCCAGCACAGATGGCCCAGCAGGGCTTCTCAGCCGAACCGACTGACCCCAGCGTCCAGCACCCGATGGGACTGTCGGAAAACGGCTATGACATCCGGTTTGGCGTGGTGTGGGGCGCACGCACCGCGTTCATCATCTCGATCGTGATTGTGTTGCTCAGCCTGCTGGTCGGCCTGAGCGTTGGGACGGTGGCCGGGTATTTCGGTGGCTGGCTCGACGGGCTGATGATGCGCTTTACCGACATCATCTTCGCCTTTCCGGCGCTGCTACTGCTGATCGTGCTGGTGACCGTCTTCGGTCGGCAGCTCACGGTGCTCATCCTGGCGTTCGCCGCTGTGAACTGGGCCACGTATGCCCGGTTGATTCGCGGAGAGATCCTCAAGATCAAACGCCTGGAATATGTCGAAGCCGCCCGTGGCCTGGGTGCCGGAAACCTGCTGATCATCCTGCGGCATGTCCTGCCCAACAGTGTGAGTAACCTGCTGGTGGTCGTCAGCAACGACATCGGCTCGATCGTGGTGACCTTTGCGGCACTTTCGTTCATCGGTGTAGGCGCACCCGCTGGTTTTCCCGACTGGGGGCAGCTGATCAACCTTGCGCGCAACTGGATCACCCAGCCGCACTACTGGTACACCTTCCTCTATCCCGGCTTGACCATCATCTTTTTTAGCCTCGCCTGGAACCTGATCGGTGACAGCCTGCGCGACGCGATCGACCCGCGCAGCCGCTGA